One Antarctobacter heliothermus DNA segment encodes these proteins:
- a CDS encoding carbohydrate ABC transporter permease, with the protein MARMSSIRSRSAARLVITYLTAVLLGVFLSLPLLWIVLTSFKPTAQLLTSPPTWIFSPTLEHFDAVFARPEFWRALVNTAIVTVSTTFVTLSVGTMAAYGMARDRAGGAPLLYTTLAIRALPPIVLGLPLFVVFTRTGLIDTLPGLTVAYTAFMLPNTIWLMLGFFQSVPKSLEEAALVDGCTRFGAFLRIALPLARPGLVVTGFYNAVGAWNHFFFGLTLSTADARTLPVYAAQLIGEYSIRWGEVSAIGAILVMPPIVLVILMQRHLAGGLTLGGVKG; encoded by the coding sequence ATGGCCCGTATGTCCTCTATCCGCAGCCGGTCGGCCGCGCGACTTGTCATCACTTATCTGACAGCCGTCCTGCTGGGGGTTTTTCTCAGCCTCCCGTTGCTGTGGATCGTGCTGACATCGTTCAAACCGACGGCGCAACTGCTGACTTCGCCGCCAACCTGGATTTTTTCCCCGACGCTGGAGCATTTCGATGCGGTGTTCGCGCGGCCGGAATTCTGGCGCGCACTGGTCAACACCGCCATTGTGACCGTCTCTACCACCTTCGTCACGCTGAGCGTCGGCACCATGGCCGCCTATGGCATGGCCCGTGACCGGGCCGGTGGGGCACCACTGCTGTACACCACGCTTGCGATCCGGGCGCTGCCGCCCATCGTTCTGGGCCTGCCGCTGTTTGTTGTCTTCACCCGCACCGGTCTGATCGACACTTTGCCCGGTCTGACGGTCGCCTACACGGCGTTTATGCTGCCCAACACGATCTGGTTGATGCTGGGCTTTTTCCAGTCAGTGCCGAAAAGCCTTGAGGAAGCGGCGCTGGTGGACGGGTGCACCCGGTTCGGCGCGTTCCTGCGTATTGCGCTGCCGCTGGCCCGTCCGGGTCTGGTGGTAACGGGTTTTTACAACGCAGTGGGGGCTTGGAACCACTTCTTCTTCGGGTTGACCCTGTCCACTGCGGATGCGCGGACACTGCCCGTCTATGCCGCGCAATTGATCGGTGAATACTCGATCCGATGGGGCGAAGTGTCGGCGATCGGCGCGATCCTGGTGATGCCCCCCATCGTGCTGGTGATCCTGATGCAACGGCATCTGGCCGGCGGCCTGACGTTGGGCGGCGTCAAAGGCTGA
- a CDS encoding amidohydrolase family protein produces MTETLVTADRILVGFGPDHTPDLREDAALLIRDGKVAAIGPAETLRRDHPDAERIGGSGQVVIPGLINAHHHVGLTPFQLGVPDLPLELWIAARIGLREVAPRLDTLFSAFEMIASGVTTVQHLHARAPGTPEGVLGRADEILSAYAEIGMRVSYSFALRDQNRLVYAADQDFVATLPEPLRAPTAEYLGAFALPLSDQVAIFDALRSRYAGDPMTAIQIGPSNLHWLSDAALESAAEMSGRTGAPMHIHLLETPYQVEYARQRTGGSAVAHLDRFGLLGPQTTLGHAVWMTADDIALCAERGVCLCHNCSSNLRLKSGTADLNGFLASGVPVAMGIDEAGINDDRDMMQEMRLVQTLHRPSGHSSPTPSAAQVLQMATEYGAATTPFADRVGRLEVGCEADLVLLDWARLTYPWQDPARPFAEVLVRRARPEFVLQVLIGGRSVLKDGRFVNVDRDQILDEIAASLGRSPQICEQSRVQLAADLFPHVDKFYANW; encoded by the coding sequence ATGACCGAAACGCTCGTAACAGCCGACCGCATCCTTGTCGGCTTTGGACCCGACCACACCCCCGACCTGCGAGAGGATGCCGCGCTGCTGATCCGTGACGGCAAGGTTGCCGCCATCGGCCCGGCAGAGACGTTGCGCCGCGATCACCCCGATGCCGAACGGATTGGGGGTTCGGGACAGGTTGTCATCCCCGGACTGATCAACGCCCACCATCATGTGGGTCTGACACCATTCCAACTGGGCGTGCCTGATCTGCCGCTGGAACTGTGGATCGCGGCGCGGATCGGCCTGCGTGAAGTCGCGCCCCGACTGGACACACTTTTTTCAGCGTTTGAGATGATCGCCTCTGGCGTGACGACGGTTCAGCACCTGCACGCGCGTGCGCCGGGGACACCAGAGGGCGTGCTGGGGCGGGCGGATGAGATCCTTTCGGCCTACGCCGAGATTGGGATGCGGGTGTCCTATTCCTTTGCCCTGCGTGATCAAAACCGGCTGGTCTATGCGGCGGATCAGGACTTTGTGGCGACGTTGCCAGAACCGCTGCGTGCGCCCACCGCGGAATACCTTGGAGCCTTTGCCTTGCCCCTGTCGGACCAGGTCGCCATCTTTGACGCCCTACGCAGCCGGTATGCCGGGGATCCGATGACTGCGATCCAGATCGGCCCGTCGAACCTGCACTGGCTGTCGGATGCGGCGCTGGAAAGCGCGGCGGAGATGTCCGGGCGAACCGGCGCGCCTATGCACATTCACCTGCTCGAGACTCCGTATCAGGTCGAATACGCCCGCCAACGCACCGGCGGATCGGCCGTTGCCCATCTGGATCGTTTCGGACTGCTGGGCCCGCAAACCACGCTGGGCCATGCCGTCTGGATGACCGCCGATGACATTGCGCTTTGTGCTGAGCGCGGCGTGTGTCTATGCCACAACTGTTCGTCCAATCTGCGGCTGAAAAGCGGAACTGCCGACCTCAACGGCTTTCTTGCCTCTGGCGTTCCGGTCGCCATGGGCATTGATGAGGCGGGCATAAACGACGACCGCGACATGATGCAGGAAATGCGGCTGGTGCAGACTCTGCACCGACCGTCCGGGCACAGCTCGCCGACCCCGTCGGCCGCGCAGGTGCTGCAGATGGCGACCGAATATGGCGCCGCGACGACGCCCTTTGCCGACCGGGTCGGACGACTGGAAGTCGGTTGCGAGGCCGATCTGGTGTTGCTGGATTGGGCCCGGCTGACCTATCCTTGGCAAGACCCCGCGCGGCCTTTTGCTGAGGTTCTGGTGCGCCGCGCCCGGCCCGAGTTTGTGCTGCAGGTGCTAATTGGCGGTCGCAGCGTTCTCAAGGACGGTCGGTTCGTGAATGTGGATCGCGACCAGATACTTGATGAGATCGCGGCCAGTTTGGGCCGTTCGCCACAAATCTGCGAACAATCTCGGGTCCAGCTTGCAGCGGACCTCTTTCCGCATGTCGATAAATTCTACGCGAACTGGTAG
- a CDS encoding ABC transporter ATP-binding protein has protein sequence MTGLKLRNVTKSYGTTQVVHGIDLDVPEGAFTVFVGPSGCGKSTLLRMIAGLETISGGEIEIGGVLVNDIPPRGRDVAMVFQDYALYPHMKVRENIGFGLKMRGVPKDEAKRRLEDAAEILQIEHLLDRRPRDLSGGQRQRVAMGRAIVRDPKAFLFDEPLSNLDAKLRAEMRTEIKRLHGQLKTTVVYVTHDQVEAMTLADQIVVLNGGRIEQLGTPDEIYSQPRSRFVAAFMGAPPMNLIPVTAVDGMLELESGARIPIPARYRDAVEREASAGGKMTLGIRPEHFTATPEPGIDSAWIELPVSVVEPLGSDTLVFLKTGQREIVARVAPAAAPQPGSDFRLAFDLAALHLFRLDDGLNLLADPDLTGKTAHT, from the coding sequence ATGACCGGTCTGAAACTTCGCAACGTCACGAAAAGCTATGGCACGACGCAAGTCGTGCATGGCATCGATTTGGACGTACCCGAGGGGGCATTCACGGTTTTCGTCGGCCCCTCTGGCTGTGGCAAATCCACCTTGCTTCGGATGATCGCGGGGCTGGAAACGATCAGCGGGGGCGAGATCGAGATTGGCGGCGTTCTGGTCAACGACATCCCGCCGCGCGGTCGTGACGTGGCCATGGTGTTTCAGGACTATGCGCTTTACCCGCACATGAAAGTGCGTGAAAACATTGGCTTCGGTCTCAAGATGCGCGGCGTTCCCAAGGACGAGGCCAAGCGACGGCTCGAAGATGCGGCCGAAATTTTGCAGATCGAACATCTGCTGGACCGGCGGCCCCGCGATTTGTCCGGTGGTCAGCGTCAGCGGGTCGCCATGGGCCGCGCCATCGTGCGCGACCCCAAGGCGTTCCTGTTCGACGAACCGCTGTCCAACCTCGACGCCAAGTTGCGCGCCGAGATGCGGACAGAGATCAAGCGCTTGCATGGTCAGTTGAAAACCACGGTGGTCTATGTGACCCACGATCAGGTCGAGGCGATGACCCTCGCCGATCAGATCGTCGTGTTGAACGGCGGGCGGATCGAGCAACTGGGCACCCCTGACGAAATCTACAGCCAACCGCGCAGCCGATTTGTCGCCGCATTTATGGGCGCGCCGCCGATGAACTTGATCCCGGTGACTGCCGTGGACGGGATGCTGGAACTTGAATCCGGCGCACGGATTCCGATCCCCGCCCGATACCGCGATGCGGTTGAACGGGAGGCGTCGGCAGGTGGCAAAATGACCCTTGGCATTCGGCCCGAACATTTCACTGCAACCCCCGAACCGGGAATCGACTCTGCCTGGATTGAGCTGCCGGTATCCGTGGTTGAACCGCTTGGGTCCGACACTCTGGTCTTTCTCAAGACCGGGCAGCGCGAGATCGTCGCGCGCGTCGCTCCTGCCGCCGCGCCGCAGCCCGGCAGCGACTTTCGGCTGGCCTTTGATCTGGCCGCCTTGCACCTGTTCCGCCTTGATGACGGGCTGAACCTTTTGGCCGACCCCGACCTGACTGGAAAGACCGCACACACATGA
- a CDS encoding polysaccharide deacetylase family protein, whose amino-acid sequence MRHWPNGAGLAVSFVVNVEEGAELSIADGDECNEFIYEAVEPVEGEIDLCMESHFEYGPRAGWPRIRQALQDRRVPATLNACGRAIARLPWLAQEAVADGHEIAAHGYRWERHVHMDAAQERKAIADCSDAIAAACGEAPVGWHTRSATSPRTRDLLQENGGFLYDSNAYNDDIPFTVPGPNGPHVVLPYAFDTNDMRFFNRGGFVFAEDFSRYCIAAFDRLLDESAHAPRMLSIGLHLRIIGRPARISGLEQVLDHVLNHPDVWIARRDQIAHAWRAGLDLPVWNTR is encoded by the coding sequence ATGCGCCACTGGCCGAACGGGGCCGGCTTGGCCGTATCGTTTGTCGTCAACGTCGAGGAAGGTGCAGAACTGTCAATCGCCGACGGGGATGAGTGCAACGAGTTCATCTATGAGGCGGTCGAGCCGGTCGAGGGTGAGATCGACCTGTGCATGGAAAGCCATTTTGAATACGGCCCGCGCGCGGGCTGGCCGCGCATCCGGCAGGCGCTGCAGGATCGTCGTGTCCCGGCGACCCTGAACGCCTGCGGACGGGCAATCGCTCGCCTTCCCTGGCTTGCGCAGGAGGCCGTCGCGGACGGCCATGAGATCGCCGCTCATGGGTATCGGTGGGAGCGTCACGTTCACATGGACGCCGCGCAAGAGCGCAAGGCGATTGCCGATTGCAGCGACGCGATTGCGGCGGCCTGTGGTGAGGCTCCGGTCGGCTGGCACACCCGCTCTGCCACCTCGCCGCGCACGCGCGATCTGCTACAGGAAAACGGCGGCTTTCTTTACGACAGCAATGCTTACAACGACGATATCCCCTTTACTGTCCCCGGTCCGAATGGCCCGCATGTGGTGCTGCCCTATGCCTTTGACACCAACGACATGCGGTTCTTCAATCGGGGCGGCTTTGTCTTTGCCGAGGACTTCTCACGCTATTGCATCGCCGCCTTCGACCGGCTGCTTGACGAAAGCGCTCACGCCCCACGGATGCTGTCCATCGGGCTGCACCTGCGCATTATCGGGCGCCCGGCACGGATCAGCGGACTGGAACAGGTGTTGGACCATGTTCTGAACCACCCCGATGTCTGGATCGCGCGCCGTGACCAGATTGCACATGCCTGGCGGGCAGGGCTGGATCTTCCGGTCTGGAACACACGATGA
- a CDS encoding BtpA/SgcQ family protein: protein MTDTTQNPGLSPRPGKPFLVAALHLPDLSVRRHLSPAFLEDYTLANTEALVSGGIDHVILQDQTRQKGEAAPETVALTAALGRTMKRAFPEMSLGIIVQAHDACAPIAIAHASGADFVRLKIFVGAAMTFEGHREALAVEAVSYRHRLQADNVAIMADVFDRTCVPTIAVTPERAAVSAVHNGADALVITGSDVPDSLARIRAARGAGVKRPILIGGSVTAQNAQDVLAAADGAIVSSSLMRPDYAEGDLLRWDAGLTRALVDAAAS from the coding sequence ATGACCGACACCACGCAAAACCCCGGCCTGTCGCCCCGTCCCGGCAAGCCGTTCCTTGTGGCTGCCCTGCATTTGCCCGATCTGTCGGTGCGCCGCCATCTCAGCCCTGCCTTCCTCGAGGACTACACCTTGGCCAACACTGAGGCGTTGGTTTCGGGAGGCATCGACCATGTGATCCTTCAGGATCAAACTCGCCAAAAAGGTGAAGCCGCGCCGGAAACCGTGGCACTGACCGCAGCGCTGGGACGGACGATGAAGCGGGCCTTTCCGGAGATGAGTCTGGGCATCATCGTGCAGGCTCATGACGCTTGCGCGCCCATCGCCATTGCTCATGCCTCTGGCGCGGATTTCGTCCGTCTCAAGATTTTTGTCGGTGCGGCCATGACCTTTGAGGGCCACCGCGAGGCGCTTGCCGTTGAGGCGGTCAGCTATCGCCACCGGTTGCAGGCCGACAACGTCGCAATCATGGCCGACGTCTTTGACCGCACCTGCGTGCCGACGATCGCCGTCACGCCTGAACGCGCCGCAGTTTCGGCGGTGCATAATGGTGCTGATGCGCTTGTGATTACCGGATCGGACGTGCCCGACAGCTTAGCGCGCATCCGCGCGGCGCGGGGGGCCGGGGTGAAACGGCCAATCCTGATCGGCGGCAGTGTCACGGCGCAGAACGCGCAGGACGTGCTGGCGGCGGCGGATGGCGCGATCGTCTCCTCCTCTCTGATGCGCCCCGATTATGCCGAGGGCGACCTGCTGCGCTGGGACGCGGGGCTGACCCGCGCGCTGGTCGACGCCGCTGCGTCATGA
- a CDS encoding SIS domain-containing protein, whose product MSDYTARLKALTAEPSKDTGDDAARRGRVGRTRDEMMDQGRVLDTTIAAEREACSTLARAVVERGVKRIVITGCGDSWFAAIGARLAVERATGLVVEPAQAFDWAHFASSTADASTLVIGISSGGSTPAVVASMQAAKAQEALVFGVSNTTGSTVLTDFDGGLVVHAQRRGWPTQSSTATTGLLIALGIEIGALLGRDVDALRKGLSTVGASMDAVARDCDDAARDWAAQIADASIVLFAGAGPHFAAAAFGAAKVRELSPIHAMAMPLEEYHHYRSQKRDDPLFLIAPDAASRERALDTALVSEDAGGRTVALLPGPDDEIDSRIAHSWRMPQVDDALAPLVYSVPLHLVAYHFAEARFARNLGYPGHLQAT is encoded by the coding sequence ATGAGCGATTATACCGCGCGCCTAAAGGCGTTGACTGCTGAACCCTCGAAAGACACCGGAGACGATGCCGCCCGCCGCGGCCGCGTGGGCCGCACCCGCGATGAGATGATGGATCAAGGCCGCGTTCTGGATACGACCATCGCCGCAGAGCGCGAAGCCTGCAGCACTCTTGCGCGTGCTGTGGTCGAGCGTGGGGTCAAACGCATCGTGATCACTGGCTGCGGCGATTCATGGTTCGCCGCCATCGGTGCCCGTCTGGCCGTTGAGCGGGCGACCGGCCTTGTGGTGGAACCTGCGCAAGCCTTTGACTGGGCGCATTTCGCTAGCTCAACGGCTGACGCCTCGACCCTTGTGATCGGCATTTCGTCTGGCGGCAGCACGCCTGCCGTCGTGGCATCCATGCAGGCGGCAAAGGCACAGGAGGCGCTGGTCTTTGGTGTTTCCAACACCACGGGTTCCACGGTTCTGACTGATTTCGACGGAGGGTTGGTCGTACACGCGCAGCGACGGGGCTGGCCGACACAATCCAGTACAGCGACCACGGGCCTTTTGATTGCTCTGGGAATCGAGATCGGCGCGCTGCTTGGGCGGGATGTCGATGCGTTGCGCAAGGGGCTGTCGACTGTGGGGGCGTCGATGGATGCGGTTGCACGCGACTGCGATGACGCCGCGCGCGACTGGGCGGCGCAGATCGCGGATGCCTCGATCGTGCTGTTCGCCGGGGCCGGTCCGCATTTCGCCGCGGCCGCGTTCGGTGCGGCAAAGGTGCGGGAGCTTTCCCCGATCCACGCTATGGCGATGCCGCTCGAAGAATATCACCACTATCGCTCGCAGAAGCGCGACGATCCGTTGTTCCTGATCGCGCCCGACGCCGCATCGCGCGAACGCGCGCTCGACACCGCGCTGGTCAGCGAGGATGCGGGCGGGCGCACGGTCGCCCTGTTGCCGGGGCCCGATGACGAGATCGACAGCCGCATCGCCCACAGCTGGCGGATGCCGCAGGTCGACGATGCTCTGGCGCCGCTGGTTTATTCTGTGCCGCTGCACCTCGTGGCCTATCACTTTGCCGAGGCGCGGTTCGCCCGCAACCTCGGGTATCCGGGCCACCTTCAGGCGACATGA
- a CDS encoding carbohydrate kinase family protein, with product MTDTDAHILTTGGVIRDSVITADGRVSLEQMGGNAVYSAVGARLWSDRVALAGNVAANYPDALLDQLRAAGIGCDGIDRAPEEVSETEWFLNNADGSRVDLLYAPSQVFQAFGFAEPLDAEDRARFLSRLKTRTPEGLGFGALRQLYPVSVDQALRAAPGPRIVHLAPENLSAQADLIAAFRARGAILSLDPGSSGAQSPHEIETLAGQVDIFLPSQKELAAMRPGLSPAAALKDLGRTSSAVLAVKIGAEGALLLDRDTDRIVHVPALEVDAPDPVGAGDAFCGGFAAGYLAGRDVRHAAACGTVSASFAVGGFGALHALTATPDEIALRHRAIVFNTLPEFSR from the coding sequence ATGACCGATACCGATGCACATATTCTGACGACCGGGGGGGTGATCCGCGACAGCGTGATCACCGCCGACGGGCGCGTGTCGCTGGAACAGATGGGCGGCAATGCCGTCTATTCGGCGGTCGGCGCCCGACTCTGGTCTGACCGGGTGGCGCTGGCGGGCAATGTCGCGGCAAATTACCCCGACGCGCTGCTAGACCAGCTGCGCGCTGCCGGCATCGGCTGCGACGGGATCGATCGTGCGCCCGAAGAGGTTAGCGAGACTGAGTGGTTCCTGAACAACGCCGACGGATCGCGTGTCGATCTTCTGTATGCGCCATCCCAAGTGTTCCAAGCGTTCGGCTTTGCCGAGCCGTTGGATGCCGAGGATCGCGCGCGGTTTCTCTCCCGCCTGAAGACACGCACCCCTGAGGGGCTTGGCTTTGGCGCACTACGCCAACTCTACCCGGTGTCGGTCGATCAGGCGCTGCGGGCGGCGCCCGGACCGCGCATCGTGCATCTCGCCCCCGAAAATTTGTCGGCACAGGCTGACCTGATCGCCGCGTTCCGGGCACGCGGGGCGATCCTGTCGCTTGATCCCGGGTCGTCGGGCGCCCAATCCCCGCACGAGATTGAGACGCTGGCGGGTCAGGTCGACATCTTTCTTCCCAGCCAAAAGGAACTTGCGGCGATGCGTCCGGGCCTTTCGCCCGCTGCGGCCCTGAAGGATCTGGGCCGGACCTCGTCTGCGGTTCTGGCCGTCAAGATCGGCGCAGAGGGCGCGTTGCTGCTGGACCGTGATACGGACCGGATCGTTCATGTTCCGGCGCTGGAGGTCGATGCCCCGGATCCGGTCGGTGCAGGTGATGCATTTTGCGGCGGCTTTGCGGCCGGATACCTGGCGGGGCGGGACGTCCGCCATGCTGCGGCCTGCGGCACCGTTTCTGCCTCTTTCGCGGTTGGGGGCTTTGGTGCCCTGCATGCCCTGACCGCCACCCCCGACGAGATCGCGCTCCGCCACCGCGCGATTGTTTTCAACACCCTGCCGGAGTTTTCCCGATGA
- a CDS encoding amidohydrolase family protein has protein sequence MTDLLIRGGTVVTMDQDRRIIPDASVAVSDGRITYVGPAATGPQDASRVLEADGGIILPGLVDAHGHGGHGLLKTIASDTPSFWGKVVTRTYYHHTDTDFWSAEGQLSALERLMFGVTTGLCVIASEPRSDDPALAGAHAASYAEAGLREIVATGPCNPPYPRPATRWRDGIPHDAPFTFEDAMTGAEQVIRDWHGGANDRIRVMLTPFLIVPSCDSSGPTPADKARLTDHDLMQSRRIRESAREHGVRIHSDAFGGMVRLASRDPNGLLGPDVLVQHCTGLGIDEVRIIADTGTSVGHAPLAGSMGRARCPVVELIEAGANVAITTDGTSPRTSFDLLPNLRVAMRLQQNHFQDSAVMPTGKLLEMATIDAAKALGMDSDIGSLEVGKKADVITLGGGLRPHLTPMYMPVHRVVHQAAGQDVDHVVVDGRVLMENRCPEVVDARAIQARAERESERIVERAGLAPFMEPPEGFWSASSSRISDDRFAEFSS, from the coding sequence ATGACCGATCTCCTGATCCGCGGCGGAACCGTCGTTACGATGGACCAAGACCGCCGCATCATCCCCGACGCAAGCGTCGCGGTCAGCGACGGGCGCATCACATATGTCGGACCCGCCGCCACCGGTCCACAAGACGCCTCAAGGGTGCTTGAGGCTGACGGCGGCATCATCCTGCCCGGTCTGGTGGATGCCCACGGCCACGGCGGGCATGGCCTGCTCAAGACGATCGCCTCGGACACGCCGTCGTTCTGGGGCAAAGTGGTGACGCGCACCTATTACCATCATACCGATACCGATTTCTGGTCGGCGGAGGGCCAGCTTTCGGCGCTGGAGCGGTTGATGTTCGGTGTGACCACCGGCCTGTGCGTCATCGCGTCCGAACCGCGCAGCGATGATCCGGCGCTGGCAGGGGCCCATGCCGCCTCTTATGCAGAGGCTGGCCTGCGTGAGATAGTGGCGACAGGCCCCTGCAATCCGCCCTACCCCCGGCCCGCCACCCGGTGGCGCGACGGCATCCCACATGACGCGCCGTTCACCTTTGAAGACGCAATGACCGGCGCCGAGCAGGTTATCCGCGACTGGCACGGCGGTGCGAATGACCGCATCCGGGTGATGTTGACGCCCTTTCTGATTGTGCCGTCCTGCGACAGTTCCGGCCCGACCCCCGCCGATAAGGCGCGCCTGACCGATCACGACTTGATGCAATCGCGCCGGATCCGCGAATCCGCGCGTGAACACGGGGTGCGCATCCATTCGGACGCCTTTGGCGGCATGGTGCGGCTGGCAAGCCGCGATCCCAACGGGCTGCTTGGGCCGGATGTTCTGGTGCAGCATTGCACCGGGCTGGGCATCGATGAGGTGCGCATCATCGCGGACACCGGCACCTCTGTGGGGCACGCGCCGCTGGCTGGGTCGATGGGGCGGGCGCGCTGTCCAGTTGTCGAACTGATCGAGGCCGGCGCGAACGTGGCGATCACCACTGATGGCACCTCGCCGCGCACCAGCTTTGATTTGTTGCCAAACCTGCGCGTCGCGATGCGCCTGCAACAGAACCATTTTCAGGACAGTGCCGTCATGCCGACCGGAAAGCTGCTGGAGATGGCGACGATTGATGCCGCCAAGGCGCTAGGGATGGACAGTGACATCGGATCACTGGAAGTCGGCAAAAAGGCCGACGTGATTACCCTTGGCGGAGGTCTGCGTCCGCATTTGACGCCCATGTACATGCCGGTCCACCGGGTCGTCCATCAGGCGGCGGGGCAGGATGTGGATCACGTTGTAGTGGATGGCCGCGTGCTGATGGAAAATCGCTGCCCTGAGGTCGTTGATGCGCGTGCGATTCAAGCCCGCGCCGAACGCGAGTCCGAGCGCATCGTTGAGCGCGCTGGGCTTGCGCCCTTCATGGAACCTCCCGAGGGGTTCTGGAGCGCGTCGTCGTCGCGCATTTCCGATGATCGTTTCGCGGAGTTCTCATCATGA
- a CDS encoding aspartate/glutamate racemase family protein has product MKITLVNPNSSRAVTEAMVAIARSVAPGVTVQGVTIPDAPPTILNPDALDAAAIRVAALAPSLAGAVIVAGFGDPGLMELRAAGLSHATGLAEASIAEAAALAPRFAVVTTTPQLVGRIDLAAQRASHDGYAGTWVTPGDPQQLMSDASALTDALLAACQRACAEAERDGALGAIIIGGGPLAVAARTISADAPVPLIEPVPAAVRRLLATAHTDGIPG; this is encoded by the coding sequence ATGAAAATCACGCTGGTTAATCCCAACAGTTCGCGCGCGGTGACAGAGGCGATGGTTGCTATTGCCCGCTCGGTCGCGCCCGGCGTCACTGTCCAGGGCGTGACCATCCCGGACGCCCCGCCGACCATTTTGAACCCCGATGCGTTGGACGCGGCCGCCATCCGCGTCGCGGCGCTGGCACCGTCTCTTGCAGGCGCGGTGATCGTGGCTGGGTTCGGCGATCCGGGGCTGATGGAGCTGCGCGCCGCGGGGCTATCCCATGCCACCGGCCTTGCAGAGGCGTCGATCGCTGAGGCCGCCGCCCTCGCGCCTCGCTTTGCCGTGGTGACGACGACGCCGCAACTGGTCGGGCGGATCGACCTTGCCGCACAGCGGGCCAGTCACGATGGGTATGCAGGCACCTGGGTCACTCCCGGCGATCCCCAGCAGCTTATGTCCGATGCGTCGGCGCTGACGGATGCCTTGCTTGCGGCCTGTCAGCGCGCCTGTGCCGAGGCCGAACGGGACGGCGCGCTTGGAGCCATCATCATTGGCGGCGGGCCGCTGGCTGTCGCAGCGCGCACCATTTCGGCGGACGCTCCAGTGCCGTTGATCGAACCCGTTCCCGCAGCGGTGCGCCGCCTGCTTGCAACCGCTCATACAGATGGAATTCCCGGATGA